The following coding sequences lie in one Cryomorphaceae bacterium genomic window:
- a CDS encoding prohibitin family protein, with amino-acid sequence MSNYNPQPVDISKVRPFIIFGVVLVLLIISWSRITVTIPAGHAGLIYKTFGGGISEEDAPLGQGFHLIAPWNSVVDYEIRQQETTVSMTALSSNLLDIKLDVTIFHEPIVEQLGSLEVRRGSKYVDRVVIPAMRAVTRETIAQYLPEEINTTRREEIQLQVEEEMRKRLNRNFLQLNDVLIRNIELPEKLRASIERKLQQEQESLEYEFRIEKAQKEAARKKIEAEGIQDFQKIVAQSITQDLLRWKGIEATEALSQSNNAKVVVIGSGKDGLPIILGGN; translated from the coding sequence ATGTCTAATTACAACCCTCAACCCGTAGATATCAGCAAAGTTCGTCCGTTTATTATATTCGGTGTCGTTTTGGTTTTGTTGATCATATCATGGTCTCGCATCACTGTAACTATTCCCGCAGGTCATGCAGGATTGATTTATAAAACTTTTGGAGGTGGTATTTCGGAGGAGGATGCTCCTTTGGGGCAGGGTTTCCATCTGATAGCTCCATGGAACAGCGTAGTGGATTACGAAATACGCCAGCAAGAAACAACGGTGTCGATGACCGCATTATCTTCCAATCTGCTGGACATTAAACTTGACGTTACAATCTTTCACGAGCCGATTGTAGAACAGCTAGGAAGTTTAGAGGTGCGACGGGGAAGTAAATATGTAGACCGTGTTGTGATCCCGGCCATGCGTGCAGTAACCCGCGAGACCATTGCACAATACCTTCCGGAAGAGATTAACACCACGCGCAGGGAGGAAATTCAGCTGCAGGTTGAAGAAGAAATGCGAAAACGACTCAACCGCAACTTCCTTCAGTTGAATGACGTGCTGATTCGAAACATAGAACTTCCGGAGAAGCTGCGCGCTTCCATAGAGCGCAAGCTTCAACAGGAGCAAGAATCGCTTGAGTACGAATTCCGTATCGAAAAGGCACAAAAAGAGGCCGCGCGTAAAAAGATTGAGGCAGAAGGAATCCAGGATTTCCAGAAGATCGTGGCCCAAAGTATAACGCAGGACTTGTTGCGCTGGAAGGGTATTGAAGCAACCGAAGCCTTGTCTCAGTCTAACAACGCCAAAGTGGTGGTAATCGGCAGCGGAAAGGACGGCCTCCCCATTATCCTTGGCGGCAATTAA
- a CDS encoding response regulator encodes MKRILLIDRTEADCALIERMFAENNDTVEIQHLSTMSAVHDFISQCLSTRVRHLDLPSLILLDINLPDAKEGLKILEQIQRSDKLKQIPVFVLSDNSDKDVIAACYVRGANGYFLKPTEKIQLSRAVKILSDRWQQLIQRGFGYHYKAV; translated from the coding sequence ATGAAAAGGATTTTACTGATTGACCGAACCGAAGCCGATTGTGCATTGATTGAACGAATGTTTGCTGAAAACAACGATACAGTAGAAATTCAACACCTCTCAACCATGAGTGCCGTGCATGACTTCATTTCGCAGTGCCTGAGCACAAGGGTAAGACATCTTGACCTGCCCTCCCTCATTTTACTGGATATCAACTTACCGGATGCGAAGGAAGGACTGAAAATTCTTGAACAAATTCAACGAAGCGACAAACTGAAGCAAATACCGGTTTTTGTTTTAAGCGACAACAGCGACAAGGATGTGATTGCTGCGTGTTATGTCAGGGGTGCGAACGGCTACTTTTTGAAACCCACCGAAAAAATTCAGCTGAGCAGGGCTGTAAAGATACTCTCCGACCGTTGGCAACAACTCATTCAGAGAGGTTTTGGTTATCATTACAAAGCAGTGTAA
- a CDS encoding glutamate decarboxylase: MEDHRKVLAETFDIIQEYIDSLNNPAQKVNEFMLPEALKSRFDFELRANGTPYNALLDFIRQYLHLSVKTGSKQYLNQLFGGLNLPALLGEFITSLSNTSMYTYEVAPVATLMEMEIVRKMNSFTRFTHGDGTFLTGGSNTNLVAMITARNHLFPEGKEKGMAHLPTLTAFVSERSHFSFTKAANAIGLGTQNLKKVAVDNHGKICSRALTEAIEASLNRGEVPFFIGATCGTTEMGAFDNLAELVPVARRYNMWLHADGSWGGSAIMSPNWRHLFNGIEQCDSFSWNPHKLMNIPLICSVLLVKDASVLREALSSDDTSYIYHNDDSSQYDLGPKSLQCGKRVDSLKLWLAWKYFGDEGYVARINHLFALAQYATSVIEQHPRLELMCPTQTLNVNFRYVPASGDEADKFNHKIRQSLVESGKSMVNYCHLPNGLSIRLILLNPDLEKSDIDRFFRNYLTEAKMIEEKSVTKV; encoded by the coding sequence ATGGAAGACCACCGAAAGGTACTTGCCGAAACATTCGACATCATACAGGAGTATATTGATTCGCTGAATAATCCGGCGCAAAAGGTCAATGAGTTTATGCTGCCTGAAGCTCTGAAAAGCCGCTTCGACTTTGAGTTACGGGCAAACGGCACACCTTACAATGCGCTGCTGGATTTTATCCGCCAGTACTTGCATCTCAGCGTAAAAACCGGCAGTAAGCAATATCTCAACCAGTTGTTTGGCGGATTGAACCTGCCGGCTTTACTGGGTGAGTTTATCACATCGCTCTCCAACACCTCCATGTACACCTACGAAGTAGCACCTGTGGCGACACTTATGGAAATGGAGATTGTTCGAAAGATGAACTCTTTTACAAGGTTCACCCACGGAGATGGAACTTTCCTCACCGGCGGAAGCAACACCAATCTGGTGGCTATGATTACCGCCCGAAATCATCTCTTTCCAGAGGGCAAAGAAAAAGGAATGGCCCATTTGCCTACACTTACCGCCTTTGTTTCAGAGCGATCGCACTTTTCGTTTACCAAAGCAGCCAATGCCATTGGGCTGGGTACGCAGAACCTGAAAAAGGTGGCCGTAGATAACCACGGAAAAATATGTTCGCGCGCCCTTACCGAAGCCATTGAAGCAAGCTTGAATCGCGGTGAAGTGCCCTTTTTTATTGGAGCTACCTGTGGAACCACGGAAATGGGTGCTTTTGATAATCTGGCAGAATTGGTTCCCGTTGCACGCCGCTACAATATGTGGCTGCACGCCGATGGGTCATGGGGTGGTTCGGCCATCATGAGTCCCAATTGGCGGCACCTCTTTAACGGCATCGAGCAATGCGACTCATTCTCCTGGAACCCCCACAAATTGATGAATATACCATTGATTTGTTCGGTGTTGTTGGTGAAAGATGCAAGCGTACTGCGAGAAGCCCTCAGCTCCGACGATACCTCTTACATTTATCACAACGACGACAGCAGCCAATACGACCTCGGCCCCAAATCACTTCAATGTGGAAAACGTGTTGACTCACTTAAACTATGGCTGGCATGGAAATACTTTGGCGACGAAGGTTATGTGGCCCGCATCAACCACCTTTTTGCACTGGCACAGTACGCCACATCCGTTATTGAGCAGCACCCACGATTGGAACTTATGTGCCCTACGCAAACCTTGAATGTGAACTTTAGGTATGTGCCTGCATCCGGAGATGAAGCAGACAAGTTTAACCACAAAATTCGCCAAAGTCTGGTTGAAAGCGGTAAGAGTATGGTAAACTACTGCCACTTACCAAATGGGCTGTCTATTCGCCTGATTTTGCTCAATCCCGACCTGGAGAAATCGGATATTGACAGGTTTTTCAGGAATTATCTAACTGAAGCTAAGATGATTGAAGAAAAATCAGTTACAAAAGTCTGA
- a CDS encoding glycosyltransferase — translation MIDEEDLLIIFARNPVPGKVKTRLAQAIGDDLALKVYLRLLEHSHKVADELDCTTRVCYTDSIDDFGLLDYFKFEKQLQEGADLGDRMLNAFNTAFEDGFRRVVLIGSDCIELTSGILRDAFESLIEHDCVLGPATDGGYYLIGLNTTLTALFENKKWSTPDVLLDTLLDLQKADKSYFMLPTLSDIDTPEDFEKVQRLFA, via the coding sequence ATGATTGACGAAGAAGACCTTCTGATCATCTTTGCCCGGAACCCTGTTCCCGGAAAGGTTAAGACGAGATTGGCCCAAGCCATTGGAGATGATCTAGCCTTAAAAGTTTACCTGCGATTGTTGGAGCATAGTCACAAAGTTGCAGATGAGCTGGACTGCACCACACGCGTGTGCTATACCGATAGCATCGATGATTTTGGTTTGCTGGACTATTTTAAGTTCGAAAAGCAATTACAGGAGGGCGCAGACCTTGGCGACAGAATGCTCAACGCTTTCAACACGGCCTTTGAGGATGGTTTTCGAAGGGTGGTGCTGATTGGGTCGGACTGTATCGAGCTAACATCGGGTATTCTGCGCGATGCTTTTGAAAGCCTTATTGAACACGATTGTGTGTTGGGTCCTGCAACCGACGGCGGCTACTACCTGATTGGCCTCAATACCACACTTACTGCCTTGTTTGAAAACAAAAAATGGAGTACCCCCGACGTGCTGCTCGATACCTTGCTTGATCTTCAAAAGGCCGACAAGAGCTACTTTATGCTGCCAACTCTCAGTGATATAGACACCCCTGAGGATTTCGAAAAGGTACAGCGGCTTTTTGCTTAA
- a CDS encoding DUF692 domain-containing protein, which produces MNKEVNIPGVGLGFRREMAEDMIALISDRPDFIELAPENWMGMGGYWGKVLRRATEAYPVVCHGLSLSVGSPDPLDLQFLRDLKGFLDEHNVQLYSEHLSYSKCNNAHLYDLLPIPFREDAIRHIAARIRVVQDVLERPLALENVSYYTPVAAEMDEATFISGIVNESGCKLLLDVNNVYVNAFNHQYDPKTFLSSLPLESVAYIHMAGHEQVAPDLIIDTHGQNVIEPVYDLFSWTLPKLNPVPVLLERDFNIPDLSVLVGEMNNLRGLAHQAWSRQTC; this is translated from the coding sequence ATGAATAAGGAAGTTAACATACCGGGTGTTGGTCTTGGTTTCCGGCGGGAAATGGCTGAGGACATGATTGCCCTCATTTCCGACCGACCGGACTTTATCGAGCTTGCCCCCGAAAATTGGATGGGCATGGGCGGCTACTGGGGCAAAGTTTTACGACGAGCTACCGAAGCCTACCCGGTGGTATGTCATGGCCTTTCATTGTCTGTAGGAAGCCCTGACCCCCTGGACTTGCAGTTTCTCCGCGACTTGAAGGGATTTCTGGACGAACACAATGTTCAGTTATACAGTGAGCACCTAAGTTACAGCAAGTGCAACAATGCCCACTTGTACGATTTGTTGCCTATTCCTTTCAGGGAAGACGCCATCAGGCACATCGCAGCGCGCATTAGGGTGGTGCAGGATGTATTGGAACGCCCGCTCGCACTCGAGAATGTTTCGTACTACACGCCTGTGGCTGCTGAAATGGATGAGGCAACTTTTATTTCCGGCATTGTCAATGAATCTGGTTGTAAGCTTCTGCTCGACGTGAACAATGTGTACGTAAATGCCTTCAACCATCAATACGACCCGAAAACTTTCCTGTCATCGCTTCCGCTCGAGTCTGTGGCATATATCCATATGGCCGGGCACGAACAAGTGGCGCCTGACCTCATTATTGATACACACGGTCAAAATGTGATAGAACCGGTGTATGACCTGTTTTCCTGGACACTCCCTAAACTAAACCCGGTGCCCGTGCTGCTTGAGCGCGACTTCAACATACCGGACTTATCGGTTTTGGTTGGTGAAATGAACAATCTGCGCGGTTTGGCGCATCAAGCCTGGAGCCGACAAACATGTTGA
- a CDS encoding dihydrofolate reductase, with the protein MFQNTFWAAILVAFLFTSCDSEDTRITSAALPEDWQPDDAEVYIPQPDEDGFAWQTEQFADLKILRYRIPDWENLTLQQKKLVYYLVEAGLTGREIIQDQNYRHNLTIRRALENIYENYSGNRNTKGWKRFETYLKRVWFSNGIHHHYSNAKFLPTFSRDYFDELCVDTGIELSDEVLAAIFDPAIDAKKVEQDPDKGLVEGSAVNFYDPDITTREAEEYLASIAPKNKRTPVSTSLNSKLVRGDDGKVGERRYRVGEMYSDALKEVVRWLKLAESVAENDKQASALRKLIDYYQTGDLEIWDLYNIAWVRAIEGDIDYIQGFVEVYNDPLGYTGSFENIVQIKDFDASERMQVMMENAQWFEDHMPFMDQHKKENVVGITYNVVNVAGEAGDASPSTPIGVNLPNANWIRSMYGSKSVSLGNILEAYDKASGPGMIDEFAYNEEEAERAKMYGSLAGKLHTALHEVIGHASGALEEGVGTPKETIKSYASTIEEGRADLIALYFIMDSMMVKLGLVESMDVGKAEYDSYIRNGLLTQLRRLELGDDIEEAHMRNRAWVSRWVLEAGAADTVIAEVKREGKTFYHIRDYDRLRELFGELLREVQRIKSQGDYNAARNLVENYGVKVDQDLHKEVLERTAKLGIAPYGGFINPRLVAEMGEDGEITDVRVEYPDDFARQMMEYREKYSFLPDYN; encoded by the coding sequence ATGTTTCAAAACACATTTTGGGCTGCCATATTGGTGGCTTTTCTTTTTACCTCGTGCGATTCGGAAGATACGCGCATTACCTCGGCCGCGCTGCCCGAAGACTGGCAACCCGACGATGCGGAGGTTTATATTCCACAACCAGATGAAGACGGGTTTGCATGGCAAACAGAACAGTTTGCGGATCTTAAAATCCTGCGATACCGAATTCCCGATTGGGAGAATCTAACGCTTCAGCAAAAAAAGTTGGTGTACTATCTTGTAGAGGCAGGATTGACTGGAAGAGAGATTATTCAGGATCAGAATTACCGGCACAACCTCACTATTCGCAGGGCGCTTGAAAATATCTACGAGAATTATTCTGGCAACAGAAATACCAAGGGCTGGAAACGCTTTGAGACATACCTGAAGCGGGTTTGGTTCTCTAACGGTATTCATCACCATTACAGCAATGCCAAGTTTCTACCAACATTTAGCAGAGATTATTTTGATGAGTTGTGTGTTGACACAGGTATTGAGTTGAGCGATGAGGTTCTCGCAGCTATCTTCGACCCGGCTATTGATGCCAAAAAAGTAGAGCAAGACCCGGATAAAGGACTCGTTGAAGGTTCGGCTGTTAATTTCTACGATCCGGATATAACCACCCGGGAAGCTGAGGAATACCTCGCTTCCATTGCACCGAAAAATAAGCGAACCCCCGTTTCAACAAGTTTGAATTCCAAACTGGTGAGAGGTGATGACGGGAAGGTTGGAGAGCGCAGATATCGCGTGGGAGAGATGTACTCTGATGCCCTTAAAGAGGTAGTGCGCTGGCTGAAACTGGCTGAAAGCGTAGCGGAGAATGATAAACAGGCTTCTGCATTGCGCAAGCTTATTGATTATTACCAAACCGGAGACCTTGAGATATGGGACTTGTATAACATTGCCTGGGTGAGAGCTATTGAAGGCGACATTGATTACATCCAGGGCTTTGTTGAAGTGTACAATGACCCTCTGGGTTATACTGGCTCTTTTGAGAATATTGTGCAGATCAAGGATTTTGACGCATCTGAACGCATGCAGGTGATGATGGAGAATGCGCAGTGGTTTGAAGACCACATGCCATTTATGGATCAGCACAAAAAAGAGAATGTAGTTGGTATTACGTACAATGTGGTCAATGTTGCGGGAGAGGCCGGAGATGCTTCGCCGTCAACTCCAATCGGAGTGAACCTCCCCAACGCCAACTGGATCCGCAGTATGTATGGCTCCAAATCTGTGAGTTTGGGAAATATTCTGGAAGCTTATGATAAAGCCTCCGGACCAGGCATGATCGATGAGTTTGCGTATAATGAAGAGGAGGCCGAGCGGGCAAAAATGTATGGAAGCCTGGCAGGTAAGCTACACACGGCTCTTCATGAAGTCATTGGTCATGCATCAGGAGCACTCGAGGAAGGAGTGGGCACCCCAAAGGAAACCATCAAGAGCTATGCTTCAACCATCGAGGAGGGCAGGGCCGATCTGATTGCACTGTATTTCATTATGGATTCGATGATGGTGAAATTAGGACTGGTGGAAAGCATGGATGTTGGAAAAGCAGAGTACGATAGCTACATACGAAACGGATTGCTCACACAATTGCGCAGACTTGAACTGGGCGATGATATCGAGGAAGCTCATATGAGAAACCGTGCATGGGTATCCCGTTGGGTATTGGAGGCCGGAGCCGCGGATACTGTTATTGCCGAAGTGAAGCGCGAAGGAAAAACGTTCTACCACATTCGCGACTATGATCGGTTGCGCGAACTGTTTGGAGAACTTCTTCGCGAAGTTCAACGCATTAAGTCGCAAGGCGATTACAACGCTGCCCGCAACCTTGTAGAAAATTACGGTGTGAAGGTAGATCAGGACCTTCACAAAGAGGTGCTCGAGAGAACTGCTAAACTCGGTATAGCACCTTATGGCGGGTTTATCAACCCGAGATTGGTAGCGGAGATGGGAGAAGACGGTGAAATTACCGATGTGCGGGTAGAGTATCCGGATGATTTTGCCCGCCAGATGATGGAATACAGGGAGAAGTATTCTTTTCTGCCTGATTACAACTGA
- a CDS encoding YtxH domain-containing protein: MSSGKILVGFLAGAAVGTLVGILYAPEKGEKTRKKLRKEGKRYAEDLKDSMNEFMDDVKEKFEEVKEEASGVAQEAKETVENLKKNAKAAAN, translated from the coding sequence ATGAGTAGTGGAAAGATTTTGGTAGGATTTCTCGCAGGTGCAGCCGTGGGTACACTTGTGGGTATTTTGTACGCGCCCGAAAAGGGCGAGAAAACAAGAAAAAAGCTTCGAAAGGAAGGAAAGCGCTACGCCGAAGACCTGAAAGACAGCATGAACGAGTTCATGGATGACGTAAAGGAAAAATTCGAAGAGGTAAAAGAAGAAGCCTCTGGTGTTGCGCAGGAAGCGAAGGAGACGGTTGAAAATCTGAAGAAGAACGCAAAGGCCGCGGCCAACTAA
- the fabG gene encoding 3-oxoacyl-[acyl-carrier-protein] reductase — protein sequence MKLLDGKVVLITGASRGIGRSIAEQCAAQGAHIAFTYASSATKANELAESLQKNGVKAVAYQSDAADYAASDALISEVVKEFGTVDVLINNAGITRDGLLMRMTEEQWDEVIQTNLKSVFNLTKAVMRTMLKARSGSIINMSSVVGVKGNAGQANYAASKAGILGFTKSVALEVGSRNVRCNAIAPGFIETEMTDALDADVVAQWREAIPLKRGGTPEDVANLCVFLASDWSAYITGQTINVDGGMLT from the coding sequence ATGAAATTACTCGATGGAAAAGTGGTGCTGATTACCGGTGCCAGTCGCGGAATCGGAAGATCCATAGCTGAACAATGCGCCGCTCAGGGAGCACATATTGCCTTTACCTATGCATCGTCCGCTACAAAAGCCAATGAGCTTGCCGAATCACTTCAGAAAAATGGTGTTAAAGCCGTGGCCTATCAATCCGACGCAGCAGATTATGCCGCTTCCGACGCTCTGATTTCAGAAGTTGTCAAAGAATTTGGTACCGTTGACGTACTCATCAACAACGCCGGCATAACAAGAGATGGTTTGTTGATGCGAATGACGGAGGAACAATGGGATGAAGTAATCCAAACCAACCTGAAGTCAGTGTTCAACCTCACCAAAGCTGTGATGCGAACCATGTTGAAAGCCAGAAGCGGCTCCATCATCAACATGAGTTCAGTAGTAGGTGTAAAAGGAAATGCCGGGCAGGCAAATTACGCCGCTTCCAAAGCAGGTATTCTGGGCTTTACCAAGTCGGTAGCACTTGAGGTTGGTTCGCGAAACGTGCGCTGTAACGCTATTGCACCCGGTTTTATTGAAACCGAGATGACTGACGCCCTCGACGCTGACGTGGTGGCACAATGGCGTGAGGCTATTCCATTAAAACGCGGAGGAACCCCCGAAGATGTGGCCAACTTGTGCGTTTTTCTGGCATCCGACTGGAGTGCATACATCACGGGGCAAACAATCAATGTTGACGGAGGCATGCTTACCTAA
- a CDS encoding VWA domain-containing protein, translating to MEIITTYPLWYLLLCVLAGIGAAALLYFRDRNLKDFHPAIIKILAGLRFVVVTILAFFLLEPMLKMMSQDVEAPVVVVALDNSASMVLSADSSNVRMLAAEGLPELASRLGQKFEVRTYGFGDKIQENPTFDFKDRETDIAGFLNEIYQRYSNRNLGAVILASDGLYNRGMNPIHRSHLLGAPIYTIALGDTTARKDVLIRDLSHNQLAYLGNDFPVEMIVEARGYDGEATEVSILKNGQELARQQVRFQGEVSQQAVKFLLPAEPVGIQRFTASVKPLSGEFTTLNNTREFYLEILDSKQKILVVANAPHPDIRAIRLALETHENYEVEVILAGEVMPVLEEYNLVVLHGLPSRQFPIGTYLNAIRDKNIPTWFILTGQSDLQAFNNFNAGVRISNPRATSNAVGSAFNSTFSLFSIEAETGHHFGKLPPLSAPFGDYQLTTQAQVLMYQRVGAVKTEYPLFAFTEVNDQKAAVLVGEGLWRWRTMSYADFRSHDVFNSLVQKTAQYLSARESKAFLRISGARTFRENEPVVFRAESYNKSYELVTDPEVIMEITDEEGRTYEFSFSRAGNAYRLQAGLLPAGNYRYIATSITTAERHTAEGAFSVVPVNVEAMQTRANHQLLYQLSQTTSGAMLYPDNLQQLPEMLAESGEIASVIYDRKELADLINLRWIFFCLLALLAIEWFIRKRGGAY from the coding sequence TTGGAAATCATCACCACATACCCCTTATGGTACCTTCTGCTCTGTGTGTTAGCGGGCATAGGCGCTGCTGCGCTTTTGTATTTTCGCGATCGCAACCTGAAGGATTTTCATCCAGCCATCATCAAAATACTGGCCGGTCTTCGCTTTGTTGTAGTGACCATTCTGGCTTTTTTTCTCCTGGAGCCCATGCTCAAAATGATGTCGCAGGATGTGGAAGCACCTGTAGTGGTGGTTGCATTGGACAACAGCGCATCGATGGTTCTCTCGGCCGACTCATCCAATGTAAGGATGTTGGCTGCTGAGGGGTTACCTGAGCTTGCGAGCAGACTTGGGCAAAAATTCGAGGTGAGGACCTATGGTTTCGGAGATAAAATTCAGGAAAATCCCACCTTTGATTTTAAAGACCGCGAGACCGATATTGCGGGTTTTCTGAATGAAATCTACCAGCGATATAGCAACCGAAATCTCGGAGCAGTCATTCTTGCTTCCGACGGATTGTACAACAGGGGAATGAATCCCATTCACCGGAGTCACCTGCTTGGCGCGCCTATCTATACCATTGCTTTAGGTGATACCACAGCGAGAAAAGACGTTTTGATTCGCGACCTCTCGCACAACCAACTCGCATACCTTGGAAACGATTTTCCGGTTGAAATGATTGTGGAGGCACGTGGATACGATGGCGAAGCCACTGAGGTGAGCATCCTTAAAAACGGACAAGAATTGGCTCGCCAACAGGTGCGCTTTCAGGGCGAGGTGAGCCAACAGGCCGTGAAGTTTTTGCTTCCCGCCGAGCCGGTAGGCATTCAGCGCTTTACCGCAAGTGTAAAACCCTTAAGCGGTGAATTCACCACCCTGAACAACACCCGTGAGTTTTATCTCGAAATTCTTGACAGCAAGCAAAAAATCCTGGTGGTTGCCAATGCACCCCACCCTGATATCCGCGCTATAAGACTGGCCCTTGAGACACACGAAAACTACGAAGTAGAGGTGATTCTGGCCGGTGAGGTGATGCCCGTTCTGGAAGAATACAATCTGGTTGTTCTTCATGGGCTTCCTTCACGACAGTTCCCAATTGGCACTTACCTGAACGCGATACGCGATAAAAATATCCCGACATGGTTTATCCTTACCGGTCAAAGCGACCTCCAGGCATTCAACAATTTCAATGCGGGAGTGAGAATCAGCAATCCGCGGGCTACAAGTAATGCCGTTGGGAGTGCTTTTAACAGTACCTTTTCTCTTTTCAGCATCGAAGCGGAAACAGGCCACCACTTTGGTAAATTGCCCCCACTCAGCGCTCCATTTGGCGATTACCAGCTTACTACGCAGGCACAGGTGTTAATGTACCAGCGCGTAGGAGCTGTAAAAACCGAGTATCCGCTGTTCGCTTTCACTGAAGTAAATGATCAAAAAGCCGCAGTGCTGGTAGGCGAAGGGCTTTGGCGCTGGCGGACTATGAGTTACGCTGACTTTCGCAGTCATGACGTATTCAACAGTTTGGTGCAAAAAACGGCACAGTACCTCTCGGCAAGAGAAAGTAAAGCTTTTTTACGCATTTCGGGGGCAAGAACGTTTCGCGAGAATGAACCCGTTGTTTTTCGCGCTGAGAGCTACAACAAGAGTTATGAACTGGTGACTGATCCGGAAGTGATCATGGAGATAACCGATGAAGAAGGCCGTACCTATGAATTCAGCTTTTCGAGAGCCGGAAACGCATACAGGCTTCAAGCGGGTTTGCTGCCGGCAGGTAATTATCGCTACATAGCAACTTCTATTACTACAGCCGAAAGACACACCGCTGAAGGTGCGTTTAGCGTGGTTCCGGTGAACGTAGAAGCCATGCAAACCCGGGCCAACCACCAGTTGTTGTACCAGTTGTCGCAGACCACCTCCGGCGCAATGCTCTACCCTGATAATCTGCAACAACTACCGGAAATGCTTGCCGAAAGCGGTGAAATTGCTTCGGTCATCTACGACAGAAAGGAGCTGGCCGATTTGATCAACCTGCGATGGATTTTCTTTTGCTTGCTCGCGTTACTGGCGATTGAATGGTTTATTCGCAAGCGAGGTGGGGCCTATTAG
- a CDS encoding DUF3817 domain-containing protein, translated as MDSSLFQPNARDRFRLVGILEGISFLLLLLIAMPLKYFMSMPLAVTYVGWAHGVLFVAYMLFLAKAWWMYKWSFTKIFLAVGAAFFPGGPFMLDSKIKQW; from the coding sequence GTGGATTCATCACTTTTTCAACCCAATGCGCGCGACAGATTTCGGCTTGTTGGTATCCTTGAGGGCATCAGTTTTCTCTTGCTTTTGCTCATAGCGATGCCGCTAAAATACTTCATGAGCATGCCTCTGGCAGTTACCTATGTGGGGTGGGCACACGGCGTGTTGTTTGTAGCCTACATGTTGTTTTTAGCGAAGGCGTGGTGGATGTACAAATGGTCATTTACTAAGATTTTTTTAGCGGTGGGTGCGGCATTCTTTCCGGGAGGTCCTTTTATGTTGGACTCAAAAATTAAGCAATGGTAG